The following DNA comes from Buteo buteo chromosome 7, bButBut1.hap1.1, whole genome shotgun sequence.
GCaaagttgcatttaaaattcactgAATGCACCGTTCAAGAGATTTAAAAAGTCCAAAACCTTGCATCCTCTGGGGAAGGACCAGTGCAGGCTGGGTGCCTGTGGTTTCAGAGCACACCGGACACTTTCATACTCCTGCTTTTCACTTGTCTGTTCCTCAGAGTCAAGGGGCTCTACCCAGAGTCTGGGATGAGAAGAGGCTGCTAAAGGATGTGTACACAATTTGAATAGCACTGGTAGTAGCAACAGATCCAATTAAAAGTTGTGATTATCTCCAAGCAAGCTAAAGGAGGGAAGTTTGTTGGGGAAGAGATAACTgaggaacaaaaatgaaaagactaAGATGGGAATTCCTTCTTgagcagaaagaagaatttttgctcttttcatttTCGTCTTCAGAGACACACGCCCGCTCAGCACAACCACAACACATCACAGTATGTTAGGGACCAGTAAGCCACTTGCCCAGAAAGGGCTACACTTGGGTGATGAGAAACAGGTAACTTTTTAGCTAGGTAATATTGTATCTTTACCCAAGAAACAGACACAAAGTTAGTTAATGCATTACATCCATGGTTCACCTCAGGACCCAAATACTGACAACCTCCCTCACCCTGAAGACAAGAGACCTCAGGGGATCGTCCAGGACCACGTTTTGTGGGGAGAGAATCCCAAGGATTGCTATAAGACACGATACGGGTAAGCAAGCCACCCAAAATACTAACCTCCAACTCAGGCCCTGGCTCTGTTCCTCTAACACGCATCGCCCTGTcgctctgcttctgctgcctctcGTTCATGAAGCAGCCAACTAAGTTATCAGATGTAGAGCAAACTCAGACCGTCATTGTTTAAACTTACAGTAGTCACAGATCAGGATATACAATTAAATACTGAAAGTCAGttctaaacatatttttatctaGATTTAACACAAGCTTTCATCTCTACAGTGCAATAACACTGCCTGCCATTTATACATTATACCAAAAAACAGTTCTAAAGTGGTCTTCCCCTGGATTAACACCACAAATTAATCTGCAGTGGTACAGGGAAGTCTTTAATAGGCTTGACTTCCATCTAGGTAGCTCTAAGGAATGCCCTGTCTTGATTAGTTTTCCGAACAGTCACtaatggaattaattttatcttGCATTACTTTCTCTACACGCCTATGAAAAGTCCATGCCAAAAAACTAATGTAAGGGTGAGTCTTGGTGAATGACAGACTTTCTTTTATCACAACAGAGCTATTTTTTGATACAGGTGTCAGACCTCAAAGTAAGTTGAACATTAGTTGGTTTGAATACAACATGGCATAGAAGAAATGTTATTAGAGTAATGCACAGACTGAATAAACATGTGGCTTCAGGTAATTCAGTAACTATACCTAATCACATGCTTGGCAGGGATTCATTTaaggggtggaggaggaggttAAACAAAGCGAGAGAGCCAGTTCTATGGTAGCAGGCTAATAGTtggctcctcttcctccttcataTCAATAACAGGCCAATAATTGAAACCTTTTCCTATACAACCTTATCActgcagattaaaaaagaaaagagatgagaaacACAAGAGCATCATTCTGAAGAGTCACACCTATGAGTGAAAAGCAGCATCATTCCTATCACTTGCTATTAAGCGGCAGCACTGCCCTGATCCTGCTGTGCATCTGAACGAACCTTTGACTATTAGAAATGAGAGGTAAGGGATCAAATGAAAAGTCTACAGAggatttgtaaagaaaattctgaaatggAAGATTACAGTTAGTTTCTAAGGAGCAGCAAGGTCACAGGAGACAGGTATATGTGAACAAACTTAATTCTTACAATCACTCAGAATGTATTTGTTGTATTGCTCCTTTTGTTAAGCAAAGAACAAAGACCAGAGGGATCTGTTCCTTTTGTGTAGAATCTTAACGGTATTTACTAGAGCTTTCTACtatgtttaaaatgtaagaGTTTGTTTTAAGTTCAGAGTGAGGCAGAGAACCACTGGTAATTactgttcttctgttttgctgctatTCCTGAACTTCACCACCATCACTGTTATATTATCAGGACATCCTCTGTAAAAGGACTGTAGAACTATACTCTTTGCACCGAAGTGTGGTTCATCCAAGCGTTCCTTGATGAATCGGACAGCTTCCTCGTTGCTGAAAGCATCCCACAGACCATCCGACGCCAAGATCATGAACTCTGGCTGCAGTTTGTCCAGGTCAAAGGTAAGAATATCGGGGTCAGGAATGACAACATTCAGGTTCTTCAGAGGGTAATCTCCCAACGAGCGGGACATGGCCAGGATCCCCTGAACGCGCCAGGAGCCGTTAAAGCTGATAAAACCACCTGGAGAGAAACACCAACACTTAAAGcagttctttttaaagttaaagcaTTTCTCTGGATTCCTGCCAGACCCACCCAAAAATGCATCCTGTTGTGTCCTGAGGTATACAGATGTTACATGTCTCAAAAAGCAGGAGATGCCTTAAGTACATCTCGGAGCGCTGCAGGGAAGAGCTGGATTGTGGCCGCTAGTGCTCTTGAAACAGCTGAAGCAGAGAAGTCAGGAAGGGCTCTGCTTTGAAACGAAGCAGCTTCATGCTCTCTACTCCGCCAGAGAGACCGACAACTTCTTGAACACAGGTATTCCTGTACTACACAACTTACTGTTCAGAAAGCCTTAGGCAATGTTAAGACAAAAGTGCTGAAAGCAAATCTTTATATTCTTATGTTAGTAAACACCTCCTTTTTCTATGTAGTTCACGTTTTCCCCCTTTCAGAAGACCTATGAAGGTAACAACACTGAAAACACCCTGCAGTAGGACTCACGTCTCACTTTAAGGGATAAAGCAAAGAAGCAAGTGCAAGAACATTTATAGGCTCTTCTATCAAACTTCCTTGAATGAGCTGTGtcaaaaagaaccaaaaaactGTTGTGAACAAACCGATCATGAAATTTTACTTCAAGTCAGAAAAAATGCAATGTGGGATCTGACTGATTGATTTTTACCAGGATTTACCGACACCAGGATTAAGGCTACTTCTAgttgaaaatacattattttatttagggGTTGCTTATGGTGAGATATGTTTTGCACTGAAATCGATGACTCTGACACAGCCAGCACCTGGCTGCTATACAGTCTGATTGTGACAGGGAGGGAACTATACGGTGTTCAAGGTCAAAGTGTAAAATTGAAGCACCTGCAATTCCTGTGCGTGCATCTGTGTGCCACTGTCTGCACTGTTTCATAGCAATATTCCTGTCACCTTAACATGAATGAAAAGTCACTTGAGGACAAACAATTTGCAAACGTGGAACATTAAAATGTAGTGAACTGTTAAAATTAGGTGAACTGTTGTCTTTTATATCTGCAAGCTGTCTGCTTTGGTGTTCTTATAAATGTCTTTGTTCTTTGTAGTTATCAGAATGTTTTCAGCTCTGCACTTCAGCCCATGTGTTATTTGTCAGTCACCTAGTCACCTAAATCTTACAGTAGCATTTCCATTCCTGGTTGGCTGATCTAATCTGTgaattccttctgctttcaggtGAAACTACATTTCATTTAATGATTCATTGTTCTTTAAAGCTTGAAACTTGATTTGTGTTAAAgccagcagaaacaaaactttttagCTGGGTGTTTTCCTTAATACTTCTACGGAGTCTCCGTTATGAAGATGTTTCCTTCCGTAGTCAAAAAATGAAGGACTGGTGAGCCTACTGCAACTCCTCTTTAGATATGCAGTCAAACCAACCCCgtccagctgctgctgtaggTTTTGAGGGCATCTCAGTTGAACGTTACACAGCCACCTACTCACCAAGCCCAGGGTTTTTTCATAAGCCGTTAGGACTATAGTAACTGGAGTATAATCATGTGTACATATTGCAATGACAGGGGAAGCAAAATGCAATTAAGAAGAGGCAGTTTTAAGTAGATATTTTACACACAATTAGAGGACAGCAATGCCTGCACCCGTTACTGTACTTACAGAGGAGATAGCTGATACTGCTGCGGCATGCTTACTACAGTCTTTGCAGGTTGTGCTTACGTGTACAAAGCGACTTTTCGGTGCCATTCTCACATGGCACCTGGAACTGCCTACGGCACAAGTTGAACTCCTGTGGTTTGCTGAAGTGTCTGTTGGCacttctaatattttcttttataaagccATCCatacagaatacaaaaaaaCGCTTACGGAAAAGCAAACATTCTGCAGTGCTGGCTGccactggagaagaaaaggcattaAAGAAATAGAAGCTTTTTGGCAACCGCACAAACATTTTGCATGTTAGCGAGAGCTGAGCTCAGAGGATTATGTTCAAGGTGAATGACTTAAATTTCCAGCAGTGACAGTCACCTTGTGGCTCTACAACCGAGTGTTTCTTCACAAGCCAAAACCACAGTTGTTTCAAGGCCACTGTCTTACGCTGATACTATATACATCGCTCAAGATCCTGATCAGAAGGAGATTCCTTGTGTTTTCTGGGGAAACCAGCATCCTTGTATTGCAGGACATGCATTCCCCTATCCCACAGGAATGGGTCAGAGGCGTGGGACACCGATCTCATTCAGCTGCGAGACGAGCAGCACCCCAGCATTCGTGAGCGTGCATCAGCCAGCCTCTTGTGAAAATAACAGTCATCCTTGACCCAGACCCCGTGACCCGTGCTGTTAATTGCGCAGCCATGCTGTGGAGCAGGTATTTCCACAAGATGTGGCACCTCAGCTCGAAATGGAGGGACCTGACCTGTTCTCTTAgctgctgtctttccttttgGTATTTGGCTGCAGGCTCGGGTACCAGTGATCTCGCGCTGCACTGCAGGAACTCCCACAAGAAACCTGAGCATTGGCTTCTGGGGCTTCAGCGCAATTGCTGCTCGAGTCACGTTGGACTgataaatggaaaatttttttcaggttgtgGGTTGACTAAGACTTTGTACACAGTTGCTGGGagtgggaaaaggagagggacTGAATTCATTCCCCATCCACCGACTGCTGACAGCAACAAGCAGCAAGCCTACTAAACATCCACCATGGCAGCAAAAAATGACAGATTAGTTTAGACTTGTCATCCCAATGTTAACGCCCTGCTGAAATGCAGAGGGCAATTCATGCTTTTCTTAGAGCTGCTGTTTCAGGCACCTCAAATTGATTTATATCAGAATGAGGTTTGAAGGAAATTTTCTCAACCGTGGCTATATGGATTtcacttttaaatgaaatctaATCCTACTAACACAAATGTGCAGTCATTTTGTAACTACCTACAAGGCACTGGACAGTGCAGCTTGATGGTGCAATGTAAAGCCGGAAAACCGAAATGGAAGATAATGATTGTCGCTTTCTTCAGTTCTACAAGACAAGAAGGTATCTAGAATGTGCAAAAAGTCAGGTACTTCTGTCACAGTAGCAGTGCAGGCTTGATAATTCAGTTTGGGCACTTTGCTTCAATTTTACACTTTCTGTATGTAATGAAGGGATGTCCCAAAATGTAAAAGTAGTATAAAATGGACTGTATG
Coding sequences within:
- the PPM1L gene encoding protein phosphatase 1L isoform X3, with the protein product MLEKLTVSYDEAGTTCLIALLSDKELTVANVGDSRGVLCDKDGNAIPLSHDHKPYQLKERKRIKRAGGFISFNGSWRVQGILAMSRSLGDYPLKNLNVVIPDPDILTFDLDKLQPEFMILASDGLWDAFSNEEAVRFIKERLDEPHFGAKSIVLQSFYRGCPDNITVMVVKFRNSSKTEEQ